In Leeia aquatica, a single window of DNA contains:
- the aroA gene encoding 3-phosphoshikimate 1-carboxyvinyltransferase, whose amino-acid sequence MESLDLAPIAAVAGSVQLPGSKSISNRTLLLAALAQGQTEVRGLLDSDDVQHMLTALRALGVHWAQQGKSRDFVVDGAGGAFPVKQAALFLGNAGTAFRPLTAALALMGGEYQLSGVPRMHERPIGDLVDALLPLGAQVTYLGTPGYPPLQLRSGVNVEQDKVSVRGNVSSQFLTALLMALPLTGRAITVEVEGELISKPYIEITLNLMQKFGVTVERDGWQAFHLPAGQQYRSPGVIHVEGDASSASYFLAAGAIGKGPVRVEGVGRDSIQGDKRFAEALKQMGARIVWGDNWIEASAPVSGRLQAIDADLNHIPDAAMTIAVAALFADGTTTIRNVASWRVKETDRLTAMATELRKVGATVEEGADYIRVTPPASLTPNAVIDTYDDHRMAMCFSLVALGGVPVRINDPKCTAKTFPTYFEVLDSIRR is encoded by the coding sequence ATGGAAAGTCTTGATCTCGCGCCCATTGCGGCGGTAGCAGGTAGCGTGCAGCTGCCCGGCTCGAAAAGCATCTCAAACCGTACCTTGCTGCTGGCTGCGCTGGCACAAGGACAGACCGAAGTCCGTGGTCTGCTGGATTCGGACGATGTGCAACACATGCTGACCGCCCTGCGCGCGCTGGGCGTGCATTGGGCACAGCAGGGCAAGAGCCGTGACTTCGTGGTGGATGGGGCGGGAGGTGCATTCCCAGTCAAACAGGCAGCATTGTTCCTGGGCAATGCCGGTACCGCTTTCCGGCCACTGACCGCTGCACTGGCGCTGATGGGGGGCGAGTACCAGCTGTCCGGCGTACCCCGCATGCACGAGCGCCCGATCGGTGATCTGGTCGATGCCTTGCTGCCGCTGGGCGCGCAGGTGACCTATCTGGGCACGCCGGGCTACCCGCCGCTGCAACTGCGCTCCGGTGTCAATGTTGAGCAGGACAAGGTCTCGGTACGCGGCAATGTCTCCAGCCAGTTCCTGACTGCGCTGTTGATGGCCTTGCCGCTGACCGGGCGGGCAATCACGGTTGAGGTTGAAGGCGAGCTGATCTCCAAACCCTACATCGAAATCACCCTCAACCTGATGCAGAAATTCGGCGTGACGGTCGAGCGTGACGGCTGGCAAGCCTTCCACCTGCCCGCCGGGCAGCAGTACCGTAGCCCGGGGGTGATTCATGTGGAAGGCGATGCGTCGAGCGCGTCCTACTTCCTCGCTGCCGGGGCCATCGGCAAGGGCCCGGTGCGGGTCGAAGGCGTGGGTCGCGACAGCATTCAGGGCGACAAGCGCTTTGCTGAAGCGTTGAAACAGATGGGGGCCCGCATCGTTTGGGGTGACAACTGGATTGAAGCCTCGGCCCCGGTATCAGGTCGCTTGCAGGCAATCGACGCCGACCTCAATCATATTCCGGATGCGGCCATGACCATTGCAGTGGCTGCCTTGTTTGCCGACGGCACCACCACCATCCGCAATGTGGCCAGCTGGCGCGTCAAGGAAACCGACCGCCTGACCGCCATGGCCACCGAGCTGCGCAAAGTGGGGGCCACCGTGGAGGAGGGTGCGGATTATATCCGGGTGACGCCGCCCGCATCGTTGACGCCCAATGCCGTGATCGACACCTATGATGACCATCGCATGGCCATGTGCTTCTCGCTGGTGGCACTGGGTGGGGTGCCGGTGCGCATCAATGATCCCAAGTGCACCGCCAAGACTTTCCCGACCTATTTCGAGGTGCTGGACAGCATCCGACGATGA
- a CDS encoding prephenate dehydrogenase yields MPATLPLSVAPLRRLTIVGVGLIGGSFALSLKAAGLVREVVGVGRSQANLDTALELGILDQATTSLAQGVEGSELVLLSTPVGQMGDLFRQLRDLLPPGAVLTDGGSTKSDVAALARAHLGERLADFVPGHPIAGAEFSGASAARADLYRHKQVVLTPLPESSPVAVARVRQLWQACGALVPEMSPAQHDRIFAAVSHLPHLLSFALVEELARRPDGEVFFQYAASGFRDFTRIASSHPEMWRDISLANREALLQELEAYQAQLLRLRQMLLEHDAAGLEAVFATSRQARNAWLDKKKQALQPLPDAASSNRIAGNEVPDGKS; encoded by the coding sequence ATGCCTGCCACCTTGCCCCTTTCGGTTGCCCCGTTGCGCCGCCTGACTATTGTCGGGGTGGGGCTGATTGGGGGCTCGTTTGCGCTGAGCCTCAAGGCCGCCGGGCTGGTGCGGGAAGTGGTGGGGGTAGGTCGCTCTCAGGCCAATCTGGATACTGCGCTGGAACTGGGCATACTGGATCAGGCCACGACTTCGCTGGCACAGGGGGTAGAAGGTAGCGAGCTGGTGCTGCTGTCTACTCCCGTGGGGCAGATGGGCGACTTGTTCCGCCAGCTGCGCGATTTGCTGCCGCCCGGCGCGGTACTGACCGATGGGGGCAGCACCAAATCCGATGTGGCAGCGCTGGCCCGCGCGCACCTGGGTGAACGGCTGGCCGATTTCGTGCCGGGGCACCCGATAGCTGGCGCCGAGTTCAGTGGTGCCAGTGCGGCCCGTGCGGATTTGTACCGGCATAAACAGGTGGTGTTGACGCCTTTGCCGGAGTCCAGCCCAGTAGCCGTGGCACGGGTACGCCAGCTGTGGCAGGCGTGCGGTGCCCTGGTGCCGGAGATGAGCCCGGCACAGCATGACCGGATTTTTGCGGCAGTGAGTCACTTGCCGCATTTGTTGTCGTTTGCCTTGGTGGAAGAGCTGGCCCGTCGCCCGGATGGCGAGGTGTTTTTTCAGTATGCTGCCAGTGGTTTTCGAGATTTTACCCGCATCGCCAGTAGTCACCCTGAGATGTGGCGCGACATCAGCCTCGCCAACCGTGAGGCCCTGTTACAAGAGCTGGAGGCCTATCAGGCTCAATTGCTCCGTTTGCGCCAGATGCTGCTGGAACACGATGCTGCAGGACTGGAGGCGGTATTTGCCACCTCACGCCAGGCGCGCAATGCCTGGCTGGACAAGAAAAAGCAGGCGCTGCAACCGCTACCGGATGCCGCCTCCTCTAACCGCATTGCAGGAAATGAAGTTCCCGATGGAAAGTCTTGA
- a CDS encoding sensor domain-containing phosphodiesterase gives MTHPVEHTRPNPFAALMGFPMVVESHFQPIFGLAHRHTVGFEALLRVEQQSAHWGSTRQFLEHAQLENDSSAVDCACLDLHLAHFGQGGGSGSWLFLNVLPESFVDRALVHHLLPDMLSRYGLMADNLVLEVERLELDMLDAAHEAAMAWRDLGCLLAVSQFGRTNANLDSIWRLRPDIVKLDQSLVARAAQDGRALNMLRGLVSLLHDAGSLVVIEGIESHAQAMVAMQADCDFVQGFYFGMPQADIRVIGERSEVFDRLWNDYRQLDHDTSVAQREKLAPYIEAFRHIPTRMMMDGQTLAVAAGSFLDLPAAALCFVLDSEGRQIGEGLPGHSRRVGTTRLHRLQETAGASWIRRPYFRDAMHALGELQVSRPYLSASTGRACVTLSIAFESGGQCVVLCGDLDWEDAVG, from the coding sequence ATGACACACCCTGTAGAACATACCCGCCCGAACCCTTTTGCGGCACTGATGGGTTTCCCCATGGTGGTGGAGAGCCACTTTCAGCCCATCTTTGGTCTGGCGCACCGCCATACCGTCGGCTTTGAGGCCCTGCTGCGGGTCGAACAGCAGTCGGCACACTGGGGAAGTACCCGCCAGTTTCTGGAGCATGCCCAGCTGGAGAATGACAGTAGTGCGGTGGACTGCGCCTGCCTGGACCTGCATCTGGCCCATTTTGGTCAAGGTGGTGGCAGTGGCAGCTGGCTGTTTCTGAATGTACTGCCAGAAAGTTTTGTGGACCGGGCGCTGGTCCATCATCTGTTGCCGGACATGCTCAGCCGTTATGGGCTGATGGCCGACAATCTGGTGCTGGAAGTCGAGCGGCTGGAGCTCGATATGTTGGATGCCGCGCATGAAGCTGCCATGGCGTGGCGTGATCTGGGCTGCTTGCTGGCGGTCAGCCAGTTTGGCCGGACCAATGCCAATCTGGACAGTATCTGGCGTCTGCGACCGGACATCGTCAAGCTGGATCAATCCTTGGTGGCGCGTGCCGCTCAGGATGGCCGTGCACTCAACATGCTGCGCGGTCTGGTTTCCCTGCTGCACGATGCCGGGTCGCTGGTGGTGATTGAGGGGATCGAGAGCCATGCCCAGGCCATGGTGGCAATGCAGGCCGACTGTGATTTCGTGCAGGGTTTTTATTTCGGCATGCCACAGGCTGACATCCGGGTGATTGGCGAGCGCAGCGAAGTATTCGATCGCTTGTGGAATGATTACCGCCAGCTGGATCATGATACCAGCGTGGCGCAGCGCGAGAAGCTCGCACCTTATATCGAAGCCTTCCGGCATATCCCGACACGGATGATGATGGATGGACAAACCCTGGCGGTGGCCGCAGGCAGCTTCTTGGATCTGCCCGCAGCGGCGCTGTGCTTTGTGCTGGACAGTGAGGGCCGCCAGATCGGTGAGGGGCTGCCGGGGCACAGCCGACGGGTTGGCACCACGCGGTTGCACCGCTTGCAGGAAACCGCCGGAGCCAGCTGGATTCGCCGTCCATACTTCAGGGATGCCATGCATGCGCTCGGCGAGTTGCAAGTATCCCGCCCGTATCTCTCGGCCAGCACCGGCCGGGCCTGCGTGACCCTGTCGATCGCGTTTGAATCCGGCGGACAGTGTGTGGTGCTGTGTGGCGACCTTGACTGGGAGGATGCAGTCGGCTGA
- a CDS encoding sensor histidine kinase, with protein sequence MKRALSIKQSIIGAIIIGLLIPSLLNGYFSLQRSEQQLRSNLELQHGQVLSNLVLAIQLPLWNLSPDSGQQIVSSVMEDPRIVRISVTDAHLGTFLEMHKPERQLGQLRTQSKPVYFENQVIGFVTVVMDDGYLRNQIGNNRNAMLWTLLGQLAFSLMLIVLLLQLRLVRPLMGLMRDSTRLAAGMLEHPFTWTRNDELGKLGNSLEYTRQALNKLIHELEEKNRRLEEDLQVRKRVEEALRASEQRFRTLANAAPVGIFRTSADGRCIFMSAYWNRRTGLGVETVIGTDWTMLVLADDRGLVQSRWQRDCEQDGAYVGEFRVPSSFGAPFWVDCKLAPLVDDYGALSGYVGTLMDVTERKRAEVLLREAKEAAESASRAKTEFLSNMSHELRTPMHAIISFSEMGERKLGTVSNEKLGQYFSRIHQSGNRLLALLNDLLDLSKLEADKMVYTMQPTRLGLVLEEVVQEFMSLAQERGVELVIQEQDPVRASMDAMRIGQVVRNLLANALKFTVQGSQVLLTVKEASHTDGEEVLDGLLFTVRDHGPGIPEAELLTIFDKFIQSSKTKDGSGGTGLGLAICREIIQDHAGHVWAENHPEGGAIFKVWLPLEQDTLSQTMNAPSVL encoded by the coding sequence TTGAAGCGGGCGTTGTCAATCAAGCAGTCCATCATCGGTGCGATCATCATTGGTTTGCTGATCCCGTCCTTGCTCAATGGCTATTTTTCCCTGCAACGCTCCGAACAGCAACTGCGCAGCAATCTGGAGCTGCAGCACGGTCAGGTACTCAGTAATCTGGTGCTGGCGATCCAGCTGCCATTGTGGAATCTGAGCCCGGATTCCGGCCAGCAGATTGTATCCTCGGTGATGGAAGACCCTCGCATCGTCCGCATCAGCGTAACTGATGCCCATCTGGGGACTTTTCTTGAAATGCACAAACCAGAGCGGCAACTGGGGCAGTTACGTACCCAGAGCAAGCCGGTGTACTTCGAGAACCAAGTGATCGGCTTCGTCACGGTCGTGATGGACGATGGTTATTTGCGTAACCAGATCGGCAACAACCGTAACGCCATGCTGTGGACCTTGCTGGGACAACTGGCGTTTTCCCTGATGCTGATCGTACTGCTGCTGCAGTTACGGCTGGTACGCCCTCTGATGGGGCTGATGCGGGATTCCACCCGGCTGGCCGCTGGCATGCTGGAGCATCCCTTTACCTGGACCCGTAATGATGAGTTGGGCAAGCTGGGTAATAGCCTGGAATATACCCGGCAGGCGCTCAACAAGCTGATTCACGAACTGGAAGAGAAAAACCGCCGCCTGGAAGAGGACTTGCAGGTGCGCAAGCGGGTCGAGGAGGCATTGCGGGCGTCTGAGCAGCGTTTCCGGACCCTCGCCAATGCCGCTCCGGTGGGTATTTTTCGCACTTCGGCGGATGGGCGCTGCATTTTCATGAGTGCATACTGGAACCGGCGCACGGGGCTGGGGGTGGAAACCGTGATCGGCACCGACTGGACCATGCTGGTGCTGGCCGACGACCGGGGGCTGGTGCAGTCGCGCTGGCAGCGGGATTGCGAGCAGGACGGTGCTTACGTGGGTGAGTTCCGGGTGCCGAGCAGCTTTGGTGCGCCGTTCTGGGTGGATTGCAAGCTGGCGCCGCTGGTGGACGACTATGGGGCCCTGTCCGGTTATGTGGGTACCTTGATGGATGTGACCGAGCGCAAGCGCGCAGAGGTGCTCCTACGCGAAGCCAAAGAGGCTGCGGAATCGGCCAGCCGGGCCAAGACCGAGTTTCTGTCCAATATGTCGCACGAGCTGCGTACCCCGATGCATGCCATCATTTCTTTCTCGGAGATGGGCGAGCGCAAGCTGGGAACGGTCAGCAATGAAAAGCTGGGGCAATACTTCTCCCGCATCCATCAGAGCGGTAACCGCTTGCTGGCCTTGCTGAACGATCTGCTGGATCTGTCCAAGCTGGAAGCGGACAAGATGGTGTACACCATGCAACCCACCCGGCTGGGCCTGGTGCTGGAGGAAGTGGTACAAGAGTTCATGTCGCTGGCACAGGAGCGAGGCGTCGAGCTGGTGATCCAGGAGCAGGACCCGGTGCGGGCCTCCATGGATGCCATGCGCATTGGTCAGGTGGTGCGGAACCTGCTGGCCAATGCCCTCAAATTCACCGTGCAAGGCAGTCAGGTGCTGTTGACGGTCAAGGAGGCCAGCCATACCGATGGCGAAGAGGTGCTGGATGGCTTGCTGTTCACGGTGCGTGACCATGGGCCGGGCATACCCGAGGCCGAATTGCTTACCATCTTCGACAAGTTCATCCAGAGCAGCAAGACCAAGGATGGTTCCGGCGGTACCGGGCTGGGGCTGGCCATCTGCCGGGAAATCATTCAGGACCATGCGGGACATGTCTGGGCAGAGAACCACCCGGAAGGCGGAGCGATTTTCAAGGTCTGGCTGCCGCTGGAGCAAGACACCTTAAGCCAGACCATGAACGCGCCATCCGTATTGTAA
- a CDS encoding DUF2946 family protein: MDDQVKRALQRWPGVPAVYGWLRLDARGDWWLDNTRVRHPGLRDFIGRNYAAAADGCHYFQNGPQRVYIELDAAPYVLHLTTAGELHDHTGLRWGQHPLQGWRDEAGQVWLLEQGRLAILDDRSLAQLDILDTEPPQLTLAGQHVLLPLVASRELLQQFNVNPLPTP, from the coding sequence ATGGACGATCAAGTAAAGCGCGCTTTGCAGCGGTGGCCTGGCGTCCCCGCCGTCTATGGCTGGCTGCGCCTGGATGCACGTGGTGACTGGTGGCTGGACAACACCCGTGTCCGCCACCCGGGCTTGCGTGACTTCATTGGCCGCAACTATGCAGCGGCAGCCGATGGATGCCACTACTTCCAGAATGGCCCCCAGCGCGTCTATATCGAGCTGGATGCTGCCCCCTATGTGCTGCACCTGACGACGGCCGGCGAACTCCATGACCATACTGGACTGCGCTGGGGACAACATCCGCTGCAAGGCTGGCGGGATGAAGCCGGCCAAGTCTGGCTCTTGGAGCAGGGGCGTCTGGCCATCCTGGACGACCGCAGCCTCGCCCAGCTGGACATTCTGGATACAGAACCGCCACAGCTTACCCTGGCAGGGCAGCACGTTTTGCTACCTTTGGTCGCATCCCGTGAACTCTTGCAACAATTCAACGTCAATCCGCTGCCGACCCCATAG
- a CDS encoding TIGR00266 family protein produces MAMDVIDYRILGNDMQYVEVELDPQEAAVGEAGAMMYMEDGVEMDTIFGDGSAQQKGFMNKLFGAGKRLLTGESLFTTIFVNNGTGKRKVAFAAPYPGHIVPVHLPDVGGTLICQKDSFLCAAKGVSMGIAFQQKLGAGFFGGEGFIMQKLEGDGLAFVHAGGTVCEKVLAPGEVLRLDTGCLVAMQSSVDYDIQYVGKIKSALFSGEGLFFATLRGPGKIWLQSLPLSRMANRIVAASSYAKGGGGREEGSLLGGLGGLLDGDND; encoded by the coding sequence ATGGCCATGGACGTCATTGATTACCGTATCCTCGGCAACGACATGCAGTATGTCGAGGTAGAACTGGACCCGCAGGAAGCCGCGGTGGGCGAAGCCGGTGCCATGATGTATATGGAAGATGGCGTCGAAATGGACACCATCTTCGGCGATGGCTCCGCCCAGCAAAAGGGCTTCATGAACAAACTGTTCGGCGCAGGCAAGCGCTTGCTGACCGGCGAGTCGCTGTTCACCACCATCTTCGTCAATAATGGCACGGGCAAGCGCAAAGTTGCATTTGCCGCCCCCTATCCGGGCCACATTGTTCCCGTTCATCTGCCCGATGTCGGCGGTACGCTGATTTGCCAAAAAGATTCCTTCCTGTGTGCCGCCAAAGGCGTATCCATGGGCATTGCCTTCCAGCAAAAGCTGGGCGCAGGCTTCTTTGGCGGTGAGGGCTTCATCATGCAGAAGCTGGAAGGGGATGGCCTGGCCTTTGTCCACGCAGGCGGCACCGTTTGCGAAAAAGTACTGGCACCGGGTGAAGTGCTGCGTCTGGATACCGGCTGCCTGGTGGCCATGCAAAGCTCGGTCGACTACGACATCCAGTATGTTGGCAAGATCAAGAGCGCCCTATTCTCCGGCGAAGGCCTGTTCTTTGCGACCTTGCGCGGCCCCGGCAAAATCTGGCTGCAATCCCTGCCGCTGTCACGCATGGCCAACCGTATTGTTGCAGCCTCCAGCTACGCCAAGGGCGGTGGCGGCCGTGAAGAAGGCTCGCTGCTCGGCGGCTTGGGCGGCCTGCTGGACGGTGACAACGACTGA